The Gossypium arboreum isolate Shixiya-1 chromosome 4, ASM2569848v2, whole genome shotgun sequence DNA segment ttcgttaattttccttgaaactagactcatatacctttctcccataaaattttcagaatttttgatttagccaattagtacagtttatttctcaaagttacccctggtctgctgtttgacagcttcgacctttctttactaaaatttaagTATCTCATAGTTCGGGACTCAGATGATGTTtttgtctatttctcttgaaaatagactcattaaggattctaatcatATAACAGGGGATCTTGAagtcattctaactctgtctcataaaaattcaaatatctcattataggaagttcttttgcttacaccatttcttttacaagaaactagactcaacaagctttatttccatattttattcaatctctaactcattttccactatttttagtgtattttcaaagttacactactgcagtaacacAAAACTGTCAAGGCTAATTTACTCATTCATAATTattgttcaccaaattaatacaacatcaatTCATCCAACAAGGTAAGGACGCATAATTATGCATCATAAGCATGGATTCATAATcttaatgtcatcaagtatcaaagacttattccaaatcatgtcattttcatagtattcatcaaatactatatacatcatagatcatcataGTCATGAGAGCACATAAGGTCAAATACATACCTTTGCTTCCTTGCATACATACATACTTTACTTAGCTTACGCGAGGACTTCATATACATTAcctgttgaacatttggaataatgAACAGGATACTTGGATACAAACGCACCGAAGTGTCATAATCATAATATAGCTTGCCTCTCAACAGGGCTACATAAGAGCACCTGGACCTagcatgcatcacataactacgcCTCTCAACAAGGCTACATAAGCTCCCGGACCTAGCGTGTACCACATAATTACATGCCTCTCAATAGGGCTACACAAGCTCCTGGACCTAGGATGTATTATGTCATCAAATGAGCTAATACATACAtaactatcctagtgacatgtcacttgtatccttacctattcctaagttcaaacgggattttcagaCTTTCGTCTCTTTGTCGAACATTCTCAAAATGTTGGCCTCATATCATATGGCATTATCATATACAAATACTAACATGGGAGCACTTATAACATAAGCATAAAACACCAAAACATATTATAGCAACAAAGTAACCAAATAACATGTTTATCATATAAATGTTATTTAAAATCTAAAACATCAATTAAGGTATTTATTTGTACATGTACTTACATCTCATGTACTATCAAAGAgataacatcaaaatacacattgcattattaaaaatcatatgaacttacctcgtatacggaaatgaccatttttaccattttagtccactacttggtattttcccgattttagcccgaatcttgatttttccttgatctatcatttcaaatatagtctATTTAGGACTTGCATTATTCAAaataacccaaaatcatatttttgaaactttacaattttgcccctaaactttgtcaaaattacacttttgcccctaggctcgtaaaataaattttatttaatttccttACTCTATAAGCCTAGCTGAACAACTTTCATGACTATAGCAACCTTCAATTCTCATCATAACACCCTTTTATgccaattttacaacttatgcaaaatggtccttcaggacgttttcaccgaaaatcgcttagtaaaagtcatttatctaaaacccaacactcattttctaccattagatatcaaaatacatgcatatcattcatgggtaaatttttagacatgaaccctagcttaaataatggtagaaataggtaaatcgagttaccaGGACTTCGAAAATGcttagaacattaaaaatggggttcgggatcacttactatagagcttggaagtttgaaaaccctaaccatggtgTTCCTCCTAGTACATTCGGACCTAGCATGAAGATGAAGAccaattttggctattttggcttttatttcatttaattactaatttacaaaAATGgccttaacttaaaaatattttatttcacctatcttatgcccatttttgtccaacaattaaccaatggtctagttaccatttaaggacctcctatttaaaatttcataacagttggacacctctagcatgtagaactcagcttttacactttttacgattttgtccttttgactaaattgagtgcccaaatgtcagaattttaaaacaaaaattttacaaaatcatttcgtgaaatcgtagaccataataatgtaataaaaataaatttctcgacattggatttgtggtcccgaaaccactgttccgactaagcccaaaatcaagatgttacagaGTAGAAAATTTAGGTAACTCCCAAATCCCTTGTTTTACTCCCACTAAGCCTCAACTGTTGCAAATACTCAGTATCCTAAGCCAACTCAAACACTCTCACGGCATTAGTAGCAAAAAATACTGCCTTCGTTCAGACTCAAACCCAAGACATCTCTCACACCAGCACTCCACTCAGGCCTATTCTTACATATTTTAATAAACAAATACTTATAAGCCTATTAACCAACAGGTAAGGCTTTATTccaataaaaaccaaatttttttccCAAGCTAAGGTTTGAACCTGGGACCTCCTACAcacactcagaacacttaaccattgaagcagatacacacttgtgtgtcaAATAATTACGGAGacatatttataaaatttggggcgttacaactctaccccctaaaagagaatttcggcctcgaaattttacctgatctgAAAAGGTGAGGATACTGTTGACGCATCGAATCCTTCGGTTCCCAActagcctcctcagtgctatgattctgccacaacacctttactaaagAGATAGATTTCCTACGTAGAACCTTAACATCGCGATCTAGGATCTGAACCAGCTCCTCAATTGTTAGATCTGGTCTAACCTTAATCTTCTCCACAAGCATAATGTGTGTAGGATTAGAGCGATAGCGTTTCAACATCGAGACTTGGAACACATCATGTATGTGGTCTAACTCTAGaagtagctccaactgatatgcAACTGGCCCTACTCGCTTCAGAATCTGGTATGACCCAATAAACcaagggctcagcttgcccttgcgACCAAACCTCACAACtccttccatggcgagaccttaagaaagaTCATGttccccacagaatactcaatgtcCTTCCTCTTCAAATCAGCAgaggacttctgtctatcagaagccgcTTTTAGTCGATCTCGAATCAAGCGGACTTTATCTTCAGTCTGTGATACCAACTCTGGACCTAGAACACGtcactcacccaactcagtctagcacaagggagtgcgacacttacgaccatacaatgcctcgtaaggtgccatctgtatactagactggtagctgttgttgtaagcgaactttGCTAATGGCAaatactcctcccaactgccttgaaaatCTATAATGcaacccctcaacatgtcctttaatatctgaatcactctctccgactgaccatcggtctaaggatggaaagcagtactgaagtctaatctcgaacccaaagcctcatgaaaCTTCTGTCAGAACCAAGACGTGAAACGAGGTTCCCTATCAAAATTGATCGAGACaggtattgtgacagcccaaaattgaccctagtcgaaaagtggtttcgggaccactaaaccgaatcataataataattaaccatcataattgatgctcattatatgcatatatgcatgtgtaaaaatttcatgtttggattttgttaattgtaagtgaatttttatcaaataggacttatgtgagaaaatttagaaatgtgctaggcaaatgtaaggtggcctattaatacatgtgggaaagtgttgtccttgcatgtcaaattagccaaaatgaagcatgatggccggccatgctatgagtggaaacatgttgccaacatgtttagttagtggattatgtaggaagaataaagaaatgaaaaaaaagagaatatgaagaaaaacaaagaaaagaaaaaaaaaagtgttcattctctcattttctccttgcttggccgaatgtactaagaagaaagggggaagcttgagaaaatcagccatggagtttgctagactaaggtatgttgatgttatccatgagactcacgcatgtttttagttgatagtttgaatcccacctaacccatggtctaaacctttaccatgaaatggggatgatattcgccatgggtgttgtcttcttggtatcattgatgtttgatatttgatgttgtggtggtgaggcatgaagatgagttaagtttcgctaaggtgggtttgtgtggatgtcatttgcatgctaagtgtcaagcttagtaatgatatatgtgtatggtgtctttgatgttgtgaatggaagtagaagaaaagtaaaagaaatttatgtagaaatgtgatgtatgtggattcataggatgttacaaataggtgtgaagctatgctagaagagaaaagaaattcggccaagtgttcatgggaggaaaactaagtgtttgaaagaataaaaaaatgatgccataattgatagtatgggtattcgccatttaatcaagtgtgtaggtgatgttagatcaattttagcacattcggttatagataggcatgttgataatctcatttagacaattagacataaaagggtggtaatgaggttgaaaattgttgaatggctagttgggtaatgaatgaagcattcggtcatatggggtaaaatgggtcatatgcttatgagataaaattttgtgaattgatgtattaataatgatagtttagttgatgtcatgtgtatatgtataaatatttggcaagacggttaaactagttaatttattgactaagctcaagaagctcgaggtggagaaacaagcaaaggcaaaggaaagaacatcgagtagccgagttggaaccattttgcccaacacaaggtaagtcattaagcacatatgtttgatattgcttaaatgattggaaaatccatgcaattgtgtttaatggaatgctatatatgtataaatgaaattgtatgtgtatggagtgaggataattgttgaatgtaaaagaaatagtggaatgtgtagaaagtttgctttcgagACTGTGTGTAaaagggcaatacgtgtgtatggtgacgagattggcactaagtgtgcgtgctggaaatataaggcactaagtgtgcatgctggaaaaatatgacactatgtgtgcaagctggaaaatactcgaccttgggtgtgcgagctcggagggtatgacactgtgtgtgcgggcttaaattacgtggcactaagtgtgcgaaatcgagtagtaagcactgtgtgtgcatactctatatatattgagggtgtgtctccattgaattcagtatggacagcggatcgggtaagtacctcgagctcatgacgaatagagaatacgttcatgcttggggttgaatttggtaagccttaaatctatgtgatgattgaaattgtatggttgtgctggaaaatgagttaatgtgtaaaaatgctttgattatcttgttgtgtagaatatgaaatgtggatgtatgacttggtacaagattggaccgaaaggtccgaggtattatggtatagattcgatatggatgagtacctagcctcgtttgttgtacatgttgtagtaactttatcagtggattgatgaatgcttatgacttactgagttgtaaactcactcggtgtttttcttgtcacccattttaggtctctcggactcgtattgtttgcgtgatcgggaccgtcgttgaagtcatcacaccggctggaaatcttttggtattgtcttcgttgttgaagaacatttggcatgtataggctgttatgttttgttgaactgtgggttgtaaactttaagccatgtgaaaatggcctatgtggtcgtcgagtgggatgctagaacctatagctacaagtcttagaaactttaattttgataaggtggccataatttgtgtcatgtatgatggatgattaaggccaaggaaagattcatgaaattggcatagtctactgcagtaactgttgcggacagcagcagtgagataagattgaaaaatcactaaaaatagtagaagtagagttaaatagtgaataaattattaaattgaaccttgatgaatctattttattatggacggaacgaaacgaccatatgagcagtatactgagagatattaaagttctcgcgagacaggaccggaacggtttctgggtcccctgtcgcgactttgaaaatttactataaattatcaagaaagaattagaagtcatgctttatatttgcagattccattttgagtctagtttcattagaaacaatcgaaccagtattaaagccctgtacagagagatattcaagttgtaacgcgaaggtcagtgtagtcgaccctgtaacatgggtgactttaactaataaactgtaccaattggccggaccaaaaattctagaaataaatccatggatggatatatgagtctaaattcagggaaaatttacggaatcagtttccgagttttggaactcgagatatgatttttaaggcgacagtgatgcagttttccagcctgtcgggAAATGcgaaattggttggtactttgagaggatttggcccgttaacccctcgtgtccgacaccagcgacggtcacgagttaggggtgttacaattttattggtatcagagctatggtttagtcggttctaggactaccatagagcgtgtgagtctagctatacatgccaaattgttagtgcttaataatgtgatgacttctgacggttgaaatttttgttttgattagcgatggaacccgggatagagagacccttggcggatgacgttgaaagtgtagcggctgctctgcgcaagggacaccgcctgctgagcctcggtcatccgcgaataatcaaaatgaagggcgaaacaagctttcttcaccatgatgaatgagtgggtcgcgactatgcccgaaccaatccggctgtccaaccattcccgaatttaaataatccaccccaagagcccgtaatgccatcgccatcgatcccgtgaggctgagtaaactaccgtggacttgattaggaagcgtggggacgaggagtttaaggccatagttaccgatttatgccgaaagggccgagttcgcttgataacaccattagagtgtttgatgaattgtcatgcacaccgatgaatgtcttaagtgtgctatatctttgttatgagactcacctactattggtggaggaccttgatttccatagtcccaaaggaacaagttacttgggatttctttcaaacgaatttcggaagaaatatattagtcaacggttcatcgatcgaagcgtaaggagttcttggaactcaagcaaggccgtatgatcagatcgaatctgaacatgagttcgtaagacttagtcggtatgctcgggagtgtgtggccgatgaggttgctatgtgcaaaagatttgaagaaggattgaatgaagacttaaagttactagtgggaattttggagataaaggagttcgtgacactagtcgaacgagcctgcaaggcggaagaacttgggaaggagaagaagaaggctgaatttgaagcaagagattaccgtaaaagatcaacgagtaaagctccgttctcggctgtaaagaggttcagggaggacaccagtaagtcgagggcgactgcgagAATATCCATTAGAGCTCGACCATCggtggactcccgagctacttcagtagctagtgtgggcaataatcgtcaagagagacctgaatgcccccaatgtggaagacgacacctagttgaatgttggggtaagtctgttaactgtgctcattacggatgtggttcaaggaccacttcattagagattgcacgagctagatgaga contains these protein-coding regions:
- the LOC128291590 gene encoding uncharacterized protein LOC128291590 → MEGVVRFGRKGKLSPWFIGSYQILKRVGPVAYQLELLLELDHIHDVFQVSMLKRYRSNPTHIMLVEKIKVRPDLTIEELVQILDRDVKVLRRKSISLVKVLWQNHSTEEASWEPKDSMRQQYPHLFRSGGPRFKP